One stretch of Prunus persica cultivar Lovell chromosome G1, Prunus_persica_NCBIv2, whole genome shotgun sequence DNA includes these proteins:
- the LOC18791544 gene encoding CRAL-TRIO domain-containing protein YKL091C isoform X2: protein MEKNQEIALTEMRKSVQKLGTSTEYGDPTLMRFLIARSMDPDKAAKMFVQWHKWRASFVPNGFISDSEVSDALEDRKIFLQGLSKDGYPLMIVKASKHFPSKDHLQFKKFVVHLLDKTIASSFRGREIGNEKLIGILDLQQISYKNVDARGLITGFQFLQSYYPERLAKCFILNMPWFFVSVWRMVSRFLEKATAEKIVIVSNEDETKNFIKEVGEETLPEEYGGRAKLVPLQDVVLAPMED from the exons TATGGAGACCCGACACTCATGAGGTTCTTGATTGCAAGATCAATGGACCCGGACAAAGCAGCAAAAATGTTTGTTCAGTGGCATAAATGGAGGGCCTCGTTTGTTCCAAATGGGTTCATTTCTGATTCCGAAGTAAGTGATGCATTGGAAGACAGAAAGATTTTTTTGCAGGGTTTGTCTAAGGATGGATACCCATTGATGATTGTGAAAGCAAGCAAGCATTTTCCTTCTAAGGATCATCTCCAATTCAAGA AATTTGTGGTTCATCTGCTTGACAAAACAATTGCAAG CTCTTTCAGAGGACGAGAAATTGGAAATGAAAAGTTGATTGGCATTCTTGATTTGCaacaaatttcatacaaaaatgtTGATGCACGTGGATTAATCACTGGATTTCAATTTCTACAG TCTTACTACCCTGAGCGGTTAGCAAAGTGCTTCATCTTAAACATGCCATGGTTCTTTGTAAGTGTCTGGAGAATGGTTTCTCGCTTCCTTGAGAAGGCAACAGCAGAAAAG ATTGTAATTGTGAGCAATGAGgatgaaacaaaaaacttcATAAAGGAAGTTGGTGAAGAAACCTTGCCAGAAGAGTATGGTGGACGAGCAAAGCTTGTACCTCTCCAAGATGTTGTACTGGCACCAATGGAGGATTGA
- the LOC18791544 gene encoding CRAL-TRIO domain-containing protein YKL091C isoform X1, protein MEKNQEIALTEMRKSVQKLGTSTEKYGDPTLMRFLIARSMDPDKAAKMFVQWHKWRASFVPNGFISDSEVSDALEDRKIFLQGLSKDGYPLMIVKASKHFPSKDHLQFKKFVVHLLDKTIASSFRGREIGNEKLIGILDLQQISYKNVDARGLITGFQFLQSYYPERLAKCFILNMPWFFVSVWRMVSRFLEKATAEKIVIVSNEDETKNFIKEVGEETLPEEYGGRAKLVPLQDVVLAPMED, encoded by the exons AAGTATGGAGACCCGACACTCATGAGGTTCTTGATTGCAAGATCAATGGACCCGGACAAAGCAGCAAAAATGTTTGTTCAGTGGCATAAATGGAGGGCCTCGTTTGTTCCAAATGGGTTCATTTCTGATTCCGAAGTAAGTGATGCATTGGAAGACAGAAAGATTTTTTTGCAGGGTTTGTCTAAGGATGGATACCCATTGATGATTGTGAAAGCAAGCAAGCATTTTCCTTCTAAGGATCATCTCCAATTCAAGA AATTTGTGGTTCATCTGCTTGACAAAACAATTGCAAG CTCTTTCAGAGGACGAGAAATTGGAAATGAAAAGTTGATTGGCATTCTTGATTTGCaacaaatttcatacaaaaatgtTGATGCACGTGGATTAATCACTGGATTTCAATTTCTACAG TCTTACTACCCTGAGCGGTTAGCAAAGTGCTTCATCTTAAACATGCCATGGTTCTTTGTAAGTGTCTGGAGAATGGTTTCTCGCTTCCTTGAGAAGGCAACAGCAGAAAAG ATTGTAATTGTGAGCAATGAGgatgaaacaaaaaacttcATAAAGGAAGTTGGTGAAGAAACCTTGCCAGAAGAGTATGGTGGACGAGCAAAGCTTGTACCTCTCCAAGATGTTGTACTGGCACCAATGGAGGATTGA